From one Labeo rohita strain BAU-BD-2019 chromosome 8, IGBB_LRoh.1.0, whole genome shotgun sequence genomic stretch:
- the rimkla gene encoding beta-citrylglutamate synthase B produces the protein MCSRVWFITDRRISQEYPQVQILRALKERCAEDDVEFRYLLMDEIVLTITDGQLGLRVGQEIVTSYPQVAVVRVPTPWVQSDSDITVLRHMEKMGCRLVNRPQAILNCVNKFWTFQELAGHGVPLPDTYSYGGHDNFRKMIDEAEPLGYPVVVKNARGHRGKAVFLARDKHHLSDLCHLIRHDAPYLFQEYVKESHGRDVRVVLVGGRVIGSMLRCSTDGRMQSNCSLGGVGMMCPLSEQGKQLAVQVCNILGMDVCGIDLLQLNDGSFVVCEANANVGFIAFDQACGMDVAGIVADYALSLLPSRLSRKMSLLSVVSSTSETSSEPEVCIQTEVIIPTEVCIPNEICPPGATTCAITDAVSTMSTSSTSSESEADLTETGPAPVTADPAYNINSLLASEIKLLTE, from the exons ATGTGCTCCCGGGTGTGGTTCATCACCGACCGGCGGATCAGCCAGGAGTACCCGCAGGTCCAGATCCTGCGAGCTCTGAAGGAGCGCTGCGCCGAGGACGATGTTGAATTCCGCTATCTTCTAATGGATGAGATCGTCCTGACCATCACGGATGGACAGCTCG GTCTGCGGGTAGGGCAGGAAATCGTTACCTCATACCCGCAAGTTGCCGTGGTGCGCGTTCCAACCCCATGGGTCCAGTCGGACAGCGACATCACCGTTCTGCGTCACATGGAGAAGATGGGCTGTCGTCTGGTCAACCGGCCTCAGGCCATCCTCAACTGTGTCAACAAGTTCTGGACTTTCCAAGAGCTCGCTGGACATGGAGTGCCTCTGCCAGATACGTACTCCTACG GAGGACACGACAACTTCCGCAAGATGATCGATGAAGCCGAGCCGCTGGGTTACCCCGTGGTGGTGAAGAACGCTCGTGGACACCGAG GTAAAGCTGTGTTCCTAGCCCGGGATAAGCACCACCTGTCGGACCTGTGTCATCTGATTCGCCATGACGCCCCGTACCTGTTTCAGGAGTATGTCAAGGAGAGCCATGGACGGGATGTGCGAGTGGTTCTGGTCGGGGGGAGAGTGATCGGATCCATGTTGCGCTGCTCTACCGACGGACGCATGCAGAGCAACTGCTCACTGG GTGGTGTGGGAATGATGTGCCCCCTCAGTGAGCAGGGGAAGCAGCTGGCCGTGCAGGTGTGCAACATTTTGGGAATGGACGTCTGCGGAATCGACCTGCTGCAGCTAAATGACGGTTCCTTCGTGGTGTGCGAGGCCAACGCCAACGTTGGCTTTATCGCGTTCGACCAGGCTTGCGGGATGGACGTGGCGGGCATCGTGGCCGACTACGCCCTCTCGCTCCTGCCGAGCCGCCTCAGCAGGAAGATGTCGCTGCTCTCGGTGGTCTCCAGCACCAGCGAAACCAGCAGCGAACCCGAGGTGTGTATCCAGACCGAGGTGATCATCCCCACAGAGGTGTGTATTCCCAATGAGATCTGCCCACCCGGCGCCACAACCTGTGCTATCACCGACGCCGTCTCCACCATGAGCACAAGCTCCACCTCTAGCGAGAGCGAAGCGGATCTAACCGAAACGGGGCCCGCCCCCGTCACCGCAGATCCCGCCTACAATATCAACTCCCTTCTCGCGAGTGAGATAAAACTGTTGACTGAGTGA